A single Ignavibacteriales bacterium DNA region contains:
- the rpsJ gene encoding 30S ribosomal protein S10, with amino-acid sequence MAGSNIRIKLKSYDHTLIDKSCEKIIKTVEMTAAVVNGPIPLPTKKTIFTVNRSPHVDKKSREQFQLSIHKRIIDISNSNSKTIDALGKLDIPAGVDIEIKLT; translated from the coding sequence TTGGCTGGTTCTAATATCAGAATTAAATTAAAGTCATACGATCATACACTGATCGACAAATCATGTGAGAAGATCATCAAAACTGTTGAGATGACAGCTGCCGTGGTTAACGGACCAATTCCGCTTCCCACGAAGAAGACGATTTTTACAGTTAACCGTTCTCCCCATGTTGATAAAAAATCCAGAGAACAATTTCAATTAAGTATTCACAAAAGAATAATTGATATTTCCAACTCTAATTCAAAAACTATTGATGCTCTCGGCAAACTTGATATACCTGCCGGTGTGGATATCGAGATAAAGTTAACATAG
- the rplW gene encoding 50S ribosomal protein L23 — protein MVRILIKPLYTEKVTKMSTDEKDPKYGFVVDYSANKIEIAKAVEKKYNVEVESVKTIKYKGKIKSQFRKSGRFSGSTARYKKAYVTLKKDQTINLYEQV, from the coding sequence ATGGTACGCATACTCATTAAACCTTTATATACTGAAAAAGTAACAAAGATGTCCACCGATGAAAAAGACCCGAAATACGGCTTTGTGGTGGATTACAGCGCGAACAAGATTGAAATTGCCAAAGCAGTTGAAAAGAAATACAACGTAGAAGTTGAATCGGTAAAAACGATTAAATATAAAGGCAAGATTAAATCCCAGTTCCGTAAAAGCGGAAGATTTTCCGGCAGCACAGCCCGTTATAAGAAAGCATACGTCACCCTGAAGAAGGACCAGACGATTAATCTTTACGAACAAGTTTAA
- the rplC gene encoding 50S ribosomal protein L3, whose translation MNGLLGKKLGMSSIFDSNGAIIPVTVIQAGPCKVVRLRTAETDGYEALTIGFGERKEKNLPNPTKAYYKKNGLPAFQVVKEFRSGNPNSLKIGDDVTAELFKEGDKVKVKGKSKGKGFQGVMKRHGFGGVGGTTHGQSDRLRAPGSVGASSYPSRVFKGQRMAGRMGHENVTVRNLKVVKVVADKNLIFVKGAIPGAVNSIVEIIKTS comes from the coding sequence ATGAACGGTTTATTAGGTAAAAAATTAGGAATGTCCAGCATCTTCGACAGTAATGGTGCAATCATACCTGTTACTGTAATACAGGCTGGGCCTTGTAAAGTTGTCCGTCTCAGAACGGCGGAAACAGATGGTTACGAAGCGCTGACCATCGGTTTCGGAGAGAGGAAAGAGAAAAATCTTCCCAATCCTACAAAAGCTTATTATAAAAAGAACGGATTACCGGCATTTCAGGTCGTAAAAGAATTCAGATCCGGTAACCCGAATTCGCTCAAAATTGGTGACGATGTAACAGCCGAACTCTTTAAGGAAGGCGACAAAGTAAAAGTCAAAGGAAAGAGCAAAGGCAAAGGCTTTCAGGGTGTTATGAAGAGACATGGCTTCGGCGGTGTCGGCGGCACAACACACGGTCAGAGCGATCGTCTCAGAGCTCCCGGTTCGGTTGGTGCTTCATCCTATCCTTCAAGAGTATTCAAAGGTCAGAGAATGGCCGGAAGAATGGGACATGAGAATGTTACCGTTCGTAATCTGAAGGTTGTTAAAGTAGTTGCAGATAAGAATCTCATCTTTGTAAAAGGTGCTATTCCTGGTGCAGTGAATTCAATCGTTGAAATAATTAAAACAAGTTGA
- the rplD gene encoding 50S ribosomal protein L4 has protein sequence MQLDVYKIDGTLTGEKVDLSDAVFSLEKPNDHAIYLSVKQFLANQRQGTSKAKERSEVSGGGKKPWKQKGKGGARAGTTRSPLWVGGGTIFGPKPRDHRQDLNKKVKALAKASALSYKVQDQQLMVVEDFELPGYKTQNFNEILEKLKVSGKKILFLTNGKNDKIYRSGRNIAKVQVMESEKAATYDILNNQVVIYQKSAILALNEKMAGAGKRSAE, from the coding sequence ATGCAGTTAGATGTTTATAAAATAGACGGTACGCTGACAGGAGAAAAAGTTGATCTGTCAGACGCAGTATTCTCACTTGAGAAGCCAAATGATCACGCTATCTATCTTTCCGTAAAGCAGTTCCTTGCAAATCAGCGTCAGGGAACAAGCAAGGCAAAGGAAAGAAGCGAAGTTAGCGGCGGCGGTAAAAAGCCATGGAAGCAGAAAGGTAAAGGCGGAGCCAGAGCAGGTACAACCAGATCACCACTCTGGGTTGGCGGCGGTACCATTTTTGGTCCTAAGCCGAGAGATCATCGCCAGGATCTGAACAAAAAAGTGAAAGCGCTTGCAAAAGCATCTGCTCTCTCTTATAAAGTTCAGGATCAGCAGCTGATGGTTGTTGAAGATTTTGAGCTTCCGGGTTATAAGACTCAGAATTTTAATGAGATTCTTGAGAAGCTGAAAGTTTCCGGAAAGAAAATTCTTTTTCTGACAAACGGCAAGAATGATAAAATCTACCGTTCCGGCAGAAATATCGCAAAAGTACAGGTCATGGAATCAGAAAAAGCTGCAACCTATGATATACTGAACAACCAGGTTGTTATATATCAGAAGAGCGCAATTCTCGCTTTGAATGAGAAAATGGCCGGTGCAGGAAAAAGGAGCGCTGAATAA
- the rpmC gene encoding 50S ribosomal protein L29, which produces MKISEIRQLTTEELVRRLEDEQNNLVDLRFTHALKQLTNTAKLGDTKRTIARLMTELKLRNSKEAKSNG; this is translated from the coding sequence ATGAAGATATCAGAAATTAGACAGCTTACCACTGAAGAACTGGTAAGAAGATTAGAAGACGAACAGAATAATCTTGTAGATTTACGGTTCACGCATGCTCTGAAACAGTTGACCAATACTGCTAAACTCGGTGATACAAAAAGAACTATCGCCAGGCTGATGACTGAATTAAAATTACGGAATTCGAAAGAGGCTAAGAGTAATGGATAA
- the rpsC gene encoding 30S ribosomal protein S3: protein MGQKTHPIGFRVGINRGWESNWFEKKSYTGKLLEDDKLRSYIKSRLEKAGISRIIIERTSKNIVVNINTSRPGVVIGRGGEEINKIEKELKSLTEKDVKIQITENKKPEQDAILVADNIAQQLEKRVSYRRAMKQAISAAMRSGADGIKVMCSGRLGGAEIARTDQYKEGKIPLHTLRSDIDFAYGRAETVYGSIGIKVWICRGEILGKKASD from the coding sequence TTGGGACAGAAAACACACCCGATCGGATTCAGAGTAGGAATTAACAGAGGCTGGGAATCAAACTGGTTCGAAAAGAAATCCTACACCGGAAAACTGCTGGAAGATGATAAGCTCCGCAGTTACATTAAGAGCAGACTTGAGAAAGCTGGAATTTCAAGAATCATTATTGAAAGAACTTCAAAGAATATTGTTGTTAACATCAATACTTCACGTCCTGGCGTTGTTATCGGCCGCGGCGGAGAAGAGATCAACAAGATTGAAAAAGAGCTTAAGTCACTTACTGAAAAAGATGTAAAAATTCAGATTACTGAAAATAAAAAACCTGAACAGGATGCAATCCTGGTTGCAGATAACATTGCCCAGCAGCTGGAAAAAAGAGTTTCCTACAGAAGAGCAATGAAGCAGGCAATCAGCGCTGCAATGCGCAGCGGTGCAGACGGAATCAAGGTTATGTGCTCAGGCAGATTAGGCGGCGCGGAAATTGCCCGTACCGACCAGTATAAAGAAGGAAAGATTCCTCTTCATACACTCCGTTCTGACATTGACTTTGCTTACGGAAGAGCTGAAACCGTTTACGGTTCCATCGGAATTAAGGTTTGGATTTGCCGCGGAGAAATTCTCGGCAAGAAAGCATCAGATTAA
- the rplB gene encoding 50S ribosomal protein L2, producing the protein MPIKKLNPTTPGSRFRSNYTFEEITKTVPEKSLLAPLSKSGGRNNLGRITSRHRGGGHKRQYRMIDFKRDKFGVPALVKAIEYDPNRSSRIALLFYKDGDKRYILAPTGLKVGDTVIAGSGVDIKVGNALPLREMPLGSFIHNVEMKPKKGGQLGRSAGCAVQFIGKDGDMAQIKLPSGEVRMVSLDCMATYGSVGNSEHENISLGKAGRRRWLGKRPLSRGVARNPVDHPMGGGEGKTSGGGHPVSPWGQKAKGLKTRKPKNESNKYIIKRRK; encoded by the coding sequence ATGCCAATTAAAAAATTAAATCCGACGACTCCCGGCAGCAGATTCCGCTCAAATTATACATTTGAGGAAATCACAAAGACCGTGCCCGAGAAGTCACTGCTTGCACCGCTGAGCAAATCAGGCGGAAGAAATAACCTCGGCAGAATCACTTCACGCCACAGAGGAGGCGGACACAAACGTCAGTACAGAATGATTGACTTCAAACGCGACAAGTTTGGTGTTCCGGCTCTGGTAAAGGCAATTGAATATGATCCGAACCGTTCTTCACGTATAGCGCTGTTATTCTACAAGGATGGTGACAAGAGATATATACTTGCCCCCACCGGTCTGAAGGTTGGCGATACGGTAATTGCAGGTTCAGGCGTTGATATTAAAGTAGGCAATGCTCTTCCTCTGAGAGAAATGCCTCTCGGAAGCTTTATTCACAATGTTGAAATGAAGCCAAAGAAAGGCGGCCAGCTCGGAAGATCAGCAGGATGTGCTGTTCAGTTCATCGGTAAAGACGGCGATATGGCTCAGATTAAACTTCCTTCAGGTGAAGTAAGAATGGTCAGTCTTGATTGTATGGCTACTTACGGATCAGTAGGAAACTCAGAGCACGAAAACATCAGTCTTGGTAAAGCCGGCAGAAGAAGATGGCTCGGAAAGCGTCCTCTTTCAAGAGGTGTTGCCCGTAACCCGGTAGATCACCCGATGGGCGGCGGTGAAGGTAAAACTTCAGGCGGTGGTCATCCAGTATCTCCATGGGGTCAGAAGGCAAAAGGACTGAAAACCAGAAAGCCGAAGAACGAATCGAACAAATATATTATCAAACGCAGGAAGTAA
- the rplP gene encoding 50S ribosomal protein L16, with translation MLLPKRVKYRKAHRGRRTGKAFRGSNVDFGDYGLKALEPAWITSRQIEACRVSLARAMKRDGQIWIRIFPDKPVSKKPLETRMGKGKGAPEFWVAVVKPGRIMFEVGGVSAEIAAEALKNCGHKLPIKTKIVSRRDLVNQTKA, from the coding sequence ATGTTATTACCAAAAAGAGTTAAATATCGTAAAGCACACCGCGGACGCAGAACCGGTAAAGCTTTCAGAGGTTCAAATGTTGATTTCGGCGATTATGGTCTGAAAGCGCTTGAACCGGCATGGATTACCAGCCGTCAGATTGAAGCATGCCGTGTGTCACTTGCACGTGCCATGAAAAGAGACGGTCAGATCTGGATAAGAATTTTCCCAGATAAGCCGGTTTCTAAAAAGCCGCTTGAAACACGTATGGGTAAAGGTAAAGGCGCTCCGGAATTCTGGGTTGCTGTTGTAAAGCCGGGCCGCATTATGTTTGAAGTTGGCGGTGTTTCCGCTGAAATTGCTGCAGAAGCATTAAAGAACTGCGGTCATAAGCTTCCAATTAAAACGAAAATAGTTTCCAGAAGAGACTTAGTCAATCAAACCAAAGCATAG
- the rpsQ gene encoding 30S ribosomal protein S17: protein MDNTRALRKTRIGVVVSNKMEKTITVAIERQVAHPIYKKYFKKTTKFMAHDEKNECGIGDTVKIAETRPLSKNKRWRLVSIVEKAK from the coding sequence ATGGATAATACAAGAGCATTACGCAAAACACGTATCGGTGTTGTGGTAAGCAATAAGATGGAAAAAACCATCACCGTGGCTATTGAGCGCCAGGTTGCACATCCGATATATAAAAAATATTTTAAGAAGACCACCAAGTTCATGGCTCATGATGAGAAGAATGAATGCGGCATCGGAGATACTGTAAAGATTGCGGAAACCAGACCTCTCAGCAAAAATAAGAGATGGCGCCTGGTTAGCATCGTTGAGAAAGCGAA
- the rpsS gene encoding 30S ribosomal protein S19, producing MPRSVKKGPYIDLKLLAKINAMNKQGQKKIIKTWSRSSTIHPDFVGHTIAVHNGNKMIPVFVTENMVGHKLGEFSPTRIFRAHPGTKAEKASKAK from the coding sequence ATGCCAAGATCGGTAAAAAAAGGTCCATATATTGATTTGAAGTTACTCGCAAAAATCAATGCGATGAACAAGCAGGGTCAGAAGAAGATCATTAAGACCTGGTCACGCTCTTCAACAATCCACCCGGATTTTGTAGGCCATACGATTGCTGTTCATAATGGTAATAAAATGATCCCTGTTTTTGTAACAGAAAATATGGTAGGTCATAAATTAGGTGAATTTTCACCAACAAGAATTTTCAGAGCTCATCCCGGCACCAAAGCCGAGAAGGCTTCAAAAGCAAAATAA
- the fusA gene encoding elongation factor G produces MAKTSTPIDKVRNIGIMAHIDAGKTTTTERILFYTGKLHRLGEVHDGAATMDWMEQEKERGITITSAATTCFWNNHQINIIDTPGHVDFTVEVERSLRILDGAVALFCAVGGVEPQSETVWRQADKYNVPRIAFINKMDRIGADFYNALSMIRERLGANAIPVTLPIGEGDMFAGEVDLIKYKARMYHAETQGTTFDEIAIPHDLEEVATKYRTQMLEAVSDVDDTLLEKYLEGQDISDLEITSVLRKATIQGKIIPVLCGSSFKNKGVQRLLDAVVEFLPAPVDAGEIEAHHVNINDVVKRKVAEDEKFTALAFKIMNDPFVGKLTFFRVYSGKLNAGSYIYNSISGKKERISRLLQMHANHREEISEVRAGDIAAAVGLKFTRTGDTLCLEDDPVIMEKMVFPEPVIEIAIEPKTKADQDRLSDSLQKLSDEDPTFRVSTNEETGQTLIAGMGELHLEILVDRMKREFKVEANVGKPQVAYRETITTTVNAEGKFVKQSGGRGKYGHVWLEISPNEPGKGYEFTNGIVGGVVPKEYVPAVSAGVQEAMRNGVIAGFPVVDVKVKIYDGSYHDVDSDELSFKVAGSIGFKEGARKAKPVLLEPTMSVEVVTPEEYLGDVMGDLNSRRGRIEGFTARKDAQVIKALVPLSEMFGYATVLRSMTQGRAIYSMQFSHYSEVPKSLAEEIAEKSSGKKAVNA; encoded by the coding sequence ATGGCTAAAACTTCAACACCAATTGATAAAGTAAGAAATATCGGCATCATGGCTCACATTGATGCGGGTAAGACTACTACAACCGAGCGAATTCTTTTCTATACAGGAAAGCTGCATCGCCTTGGTGAAGTTCATGACGGTGCTGCTACGATGGACTGGATGGAACAGGAAAAAGAGCGCGGTATTACTATTACTTCCGCTGCTACCACCTGTTTCTGGAACAATCATCAGATTAACATTATTGACACCCCGGGTCACGTTGATTTTACCGTAGAGGTTGAAAGATCTCTCCGTATCCTCGACGGAGCTGTTGCGCTTTTCTGCGCGGTCGGCGGTGTTGAACCTCAGTCTGAAACAGTATGGAGACAGGCAGACAAATATAATGTGCCAAGAATTGCATTCATCAATAAGATGGACCGTATTGGTGCAGATTTTTATAATGCCCTCTCAATGATCAGAGAGCGCCTCGGTGCAAACGCTATCCCTGTAACTCTCCCGATCGGAGAAGGTGATATGTTTGCCGGTGAAGTTGATCTGATTAAATATAAAGCCCGTATGTATCATGCTGAAACACAGGGCACAACATTTGACGAAATTGCTATTCCGCACGATCTGGAAGAGGTAGCCACAAAATACAGAACACAGATGCTCGAAGCAGTATCTGATGTAGATGATACCCTTCTCGAAAAATATCTTGAAGGCCAGGATATCTCAGATCTTGAGATTACCTCAGTGCTTCGCAAAGCGACCATTCAGGGTAAAATTATTCCTGTTCTCTGCGGATCATCATTTAAGAATAAAGGTGTTCAGAGACTGCTTGACGCAGTAGTTGAATTCCTTCCTGCGCCGGTTGATGCAGGTGAAATTGAAGCGCATCATGTAAACATTAATGATGTCGTAAAAAGAAAAGTTGCTGAAGATGAAAAGTTTACAGCTCTTGCATTCAAGATCATGAACGATCCGTTTGTAGGGAAGCTCACCTTCTTCAGAGTATATTCAGGAAAACTGAACGCTGGTTCTTATATATACAATTCAATCAGCGGAAAAAAAGAAAGAATTTCGCGTCTGCTGCAGATGCATGCAAACCACAGAGAAGAGATTTCAGAAGTACGCGCCGGTGATATCGCCGCTGCAGTTGGTCTCAAGTTCACCAGAACCGGTGATACACTCTGTCTGGAAGACGATCCGGTAATCATGGAGAAGATGGTATTCCCAGAACCGGTTATTGAAATTGCCATTGAACCCAAAACCAAAGCTGATCAGGACAGACTTTCAGATTCTCTTCAGAAGCTTTCTGATGAAGATCCGACATTCAGAGTTTCGACCAACGAAGAAACCGGTCAGACCCTTATCGCTGGTATGGGTGAACTTCATCTGGAAATCCTGGTTGACAGAATGAAGAGAGAATTTAAAGTAGAAGCAAATGTTGGTAAACCTCAGGTTGCTTACAGAGAAACCATTACAACCACGGTAAATGCAGAAGGTAAATTTGTAAAACAGTCCGGCGGACGCGGTAAATACGGCCATGTATGGCTTGAGATTTCACCGAACGAACCGGGTAAAGGTTACGAGTTCACCAACGGTATTGTCGGCGGTGTTGTGCCAAAAGAATATGTGCCTGCAGTATCAGCAGGTGTGCAGGAAGCAATGAGAAACGGTGTTATCGCCGGCTTCCCGGTTGTTGACGTGAAAGTTAAAATTTATGACGGTTCATATCACGATGTGGACTCAGATGAGCTTTCATTCAAAGTTGCCGGCTCAATTGGCTTCAAAGAAGGTGCACGTAAAGCAAAGCCAGTACTTCTGGAGCCGACCATGAGCGTCGAAGTAGTAACTCCGGAAGAATACCTCGGAGATGTTATGGGAGACCTTAACTCACGCAGAGGCAGAATCGAAGGATTTACCGCAAGAAAAGATGCTCAGGTAATTAAAGCACTTGTTCCACTTTCAGAGATGTTCGGTTATGCAACCGTACTCAGATCAATGACACAGGGAAGAGCGATCTACAGCATGCAGTTCTCTCATTACTCTGAAGTTCCGAAGTCACTGGCTGAAGAAATTGCAGAAAAGTCATCTGGTAAAAAAGCAGTTAACGCATAA
- the rplV gene encoding 50S ribosomal protein L22 — translation MKAKAVCRFIPSSPRKMRLVIDLVRGMNVEKALEVLHFQPKHAAKTAEKVLRSAVANLLNNDQGSTRIDTANVVVKEAFVDQGPTMKRISPAPMGRAYRIRKRSCHLTIVVEEV, via the coding sequence ATGAAAGCAAAAGCTGTTTGCAGATTTATACCCTCATCACCCAGAAAGATGAGACTGGTTATTGATCTGGTACGCGGAATGAATGTTGAGAAAGCTCTGGAAGTGTTGCACTTTCAGCCCAAACATGCAGCTAAAACCGCAGAAAAAGTTTTAAGATCTGCTGTTGCAAATCTCCTTAATAATGATCAGGGCTCAACCAGGATTGATACAGCAAATGTTGTCGTCAAGGAAGCATTCGTAGATCAGGGACCCACGATGAAGAGGATTTCTCCCGCACCGATGGGCAGAGCATACAGGATTCGTAAAAGATCCTGCCATTTAACCATCGTTGTAGAAGAAGTGTAA
- a CDS encoding 30S ribosomal protein S12 → MPTINQLVRKGRVVVKSKNKAPALDACPQRRGVCTRVYTTTPKKPNSALRKVARVRLTNHIEVTAYIPGEGHNLQEHSIVLIRGGRVKDLPGVRYHIIRGTLDTSGVQDRKQARSKYGAKKPKAK, encoded by the coding sequence GTGCCTACGATTAATCAGCTAGTCAGAAAAGGCAGAGTTGTTGTAAAGAGCAAGAACAAAGCTCCGGCTTTGGATGCCTGCCCTCAGCGCAGAGGTGTCTGTACGAGAGTTTACACAACTACCCCGAAGAAGCCAAATTCAGCTCTTCGTAAGGTTGCCAGAGTACGATTAACAAATCACATAGAGGTAACGGCCTACATACCGGGTGAAGGACACAACCTTCAGGAGCACTCTATCGTTCTCATCAGAGGCGGAAGAGTGAAAGATCTCCCTGGCGTTCGTTATCACATCATTCGCGGTACGTTAGATACCAGCGGTGTGCAGGACAGAAAACAGGCCCGCTCCAAATACGGTGCTAAGAAACCAAAAGCTAAATAA
- the tuf gene encoding elongation factor Tu has product MAKEKFDRSKPHVNIGTIGHVDHGKTTLTAAITMALARKGYAQVRTFDSIDNAPEERERGITIATAHVEYATEARHYAHVDCPGHADYVKNMITGAAQMDGAILVVAATDGAMPQTKEHILLARQVGVPRIVVFMNKVDAVDDPELLDLVEMELREILSKYEFPGDDIPFIRGSALHALDAGSANAPVDDPRYQCIWDLMDAVDRYVPIPERAMDKPFLMPVEDVFSITGRGTVSTGRVERGTVKIGEEVELIGLGAHKKTVVTGIEMFRKELDSAQAGDNAGLLLRGVDKNEIERGMVLAKPGSITPHKKFEGEVYILSKEEGGRHTPFANGYRPQFYFRTTDVTGVATLPEGMQVVMPGETVKLSIELIGTIAMEEKLRFAIREGGRTVGSGVVTKIIE; this is encoded by the coding sequence ATGGCAAAAGAAAAATTTGACCGCAGTAAACCCCATGTGAACATTGGTACAATCGGCCACGTTGACCATGGAAAGACAACCTTAACCGCAGCAATTACCATGGCTCTTGCCCGTAAAGGTTATGCTCAGGTTAGAACATTTGACTCAATTGATAATGCCCCTGAAGAAAGAGAAAGAGGTATTACCATTGCAACCGCTCACGTTGAGTATGCAACCGAAGCAAGACACTATGCACACGTAGACTGCCCGGGTCACGCTGACTATGTGAAGAACATGATCACCGGTGCTGCTCAGATGGACGGAGCTATTCTCGTTGTAGCTGCTACTGACGGTGCGATGCCACAGACCAAAGAACATATCCTCCTTGCACGTCAGGTAGGTGTACCAAGAATCGTTGTATTCATGAACAAAGTGGATGCAGTTGACGATCCTGAACTCCTCGACCTGGTTGAAATGGAATTAAGAGAAATCCTTTCAAAGTATGAATTCCCTGGCGATGATATTCCATTCATTCGCGGTTCAGCGCTTCATGCTCTTGATGCAGGTTCAGCTAACGCTCCTGTTGACGATCCAAGATATCAGTGCATCTGGGATCTGATGGATGCAGTTGACAGATATGTACCGATTCCTGAAAGAGCAATGGACAAACCGTTCCTTATGCCTGTGGAAGACGTATTCTCAATCACCGGCCGCGGAACCGTATCAACCGGTAGAGTTGAAAGAGGAACCGTAAAGATCGGTGAAGAAGTTGAACTGATCGGTCTTGGCGCTCACAAGAAGACTGTTGTTACCGGTATCGAAATGTTCCGTAAAGAACTTGATTCAGCTCAGGCTGGTGATAATGCAGGTCTGCTGCTCAGAGGCGTTGACAAAAATGAAATCGAAAGAGGAATGGTTCTCGCTAAGCCGGGTTCAATTACCCCTCACAAGAAGTTTGAAGGCGAAGTATATATCCTGTCCAAAGAAGAAGGCGGAAGACATACTCCGTTCGCTAACGGTTACAGACCTCAGTTCTATTTCAGAACTACCGACGTTACCGGTGTTGCTACCCTTCCTGAAGGAATGCAGGTTGTAATGCCTGGTGAAACAGTAAAACTGTCAATTGAACTTATCGGAACCATCGCTATGGAAGAGAAGCTTCGCTTCGCTATCCGTGAAGGCGGAAGAACCGTAGGTTCAGGCGTAGTAACCAAAATTATCGAATAA
- the rpsG gene encoding 30S ribosomal protein S7, producing MRKKRAEKRYLLPDAKYNDLWVAKFINAVMYDGKRITAANAVYEAFRLAEEKTKKPGIEVFKKAIANISPVIEVRSRRVGGATYQVPMEVRPERRLALAFRWLREYSRARNEKSFPAKLAGELVAAHNGEGSAVKKKEDTHRMAEANKAFAHFKW from the coding sequence ATGAGAAAAAAACGAGCCGAAAAACGATATTTACTCCCGGATGCAAAGTATAATGACCTCTGGGTTGCAAAATTTATCAATGCTGTTATGTATGACGGTAAAAGAATTACCGCGGCTAATGCAGTATATGAAGCTTTCAGACTGGCTGAAGAAAAGACTAAAAAACCCGGCATTGAAGTTTTTAAGAAAGCAATTGCTAATATCTCTCCGGTAATCGAAGTGAGAAGCCGCAGAGTTGGCGGCGCGACCTATCAGGTTCCGATGGAAGTACGTCCGGAAAGACGTCTTGCACTCGCTTTCAGATGGTTAAGAGAATATTCCCGCGCGAGAAATGAGAAATCATTCCCTGCAAAATTAGCGGGTGAACTGGTTGCTGCTCACAATGGCGAAGGTTCCGCAGTTAAAAAGAAAGAAGATACCCACAGAATGGCTGAAGCTAATAAAGCTTTTGCTCACTTTAAGTGGTAA